The DNA segment TCCTCGACTTTGCCTCGAAGAAGCGTTCGTTCTTCGACGGGGTTAATCCGGCATACATCGTGGAAACATCTTTCTCGTTGGTTATGGTAGCAATCGTTGCTCTGGGGTTGTTCTTGTGCAATGCTTTGGAGTGCTTCCCTTGGGTTTGGCCCGGGAGCCTTCTTATTCCGATTATATACGTCTTTGCTGTACGCGTCACTGTGAGGGAAGGCAGGTATCCTCCTTATACCCAAGAGATGGTTGCCAGAGAAGAACCCAAGTCGAAGAAACGCTCCAAACAGAGACCTGTCAGTTTAGGCAAAGCTATACTTGGCTATGCGATCTCGGCTGTTCTGGTTATTGGTGCCTCGATGTGGTTGCCTGGAGTGGCTGGAAAGATCGCTCAGCGTACTGGTTTGGGCTCTAGTTTCATCGGGGGGATACTTATTGCCCTTACTACCTCTCTTCCTGAGATCGTTACTACCCTTGTCGCGTTCCGTATAGGTGCGTCTGAGATGGCGTTCTCAAATATCATCGGTTCGAACATGTTCAACATGCTGATACTTTCCGTAGACGACATGCTTTACGTGCGTGGCCCGATTTTCTCTGCAGTCTCCGGTGTGCATCTTGCGACCGCGATTATAGTCATGGGTATGACCGGGGTGGTGATCACCGCGCTTGCCATCCGCAAGCAGCGTCAATTTCTGAGACTTTCCTGGGCAAGCTGGGTGCTTGTAGCAGGTTTCCTTCTAAACACCCTTATCTTGGCCCTACTGCGATAGGCTTCGTTTCTTGCCCCCACGTAGCGACAGGGATAAGGTGCAGAATTCATAATACTCTATTCGATTACAATATGGCTTAAAGCCCCAAATTCTCCCGAGAGCCCTTCCCCTTGACAATGAAAGGTAGGTGGCTATTATTATCTTCAATGTGCGGGTTCTTCGCAATCTCTTTTTCCAGCCAACGTTCCGATCTCGGTAAAATCCTCTACCGCGCCGGAACAAGGCTGGCCTACCGTGGATACGACACCGCAGGGGTGGCTACAATCTCTGAAGATGGTATCCTTGATCTACGCAAGGACGCGGGAGAGGTTGAGGATCTCAACGAGCGTTTGGGGTTCTCACAGATGACGGGGCAGCGCGGGATCATCCAGCTTCGCTGGGCAACCTTCGGGTTCCCCAATAAGGCAAACTCCCAGCCCCATCACGATTGCCGTCGCTTTCTGGTAGGTGCCCATAATGGGAATATCATCAACACCCGTAGCCTGCGCAAGGAGCTTTCCGAGGACGGACACACCCTTATTGGCGAGAACGACGGGGAGGTGATCCTGCATCTTCTTGAGGAACCTTTTTATCGTACCCGCAATCTTGCCTATGCTGCCCAGGAAGCTGCGGCCAGGATGAAGGGGGCCTATGCTTACGTAACCACCTCCCTTGATGGCGACGGATTTGTCTCTGTCAAGAACGGTTCCTCCCTCTTTGTAGGTATAGGGGATGGGTTCCGCTGTGTGTCAAGCGATCTGGTGGCTATCCTTGAACTTACCCGAAACGTGATTCAGTTACAGGATGGCGATCTTGTTCACTTTACGTGCGATTCCCATAGGGTTTGCAATATTCGGGATCTAGAGGTAGAGATCAATCGCGAGGTGCAGGAGCTTTCGATTACTCCTGAGAAGATAACCAAGGGGAACTACCCGCACTTCATGCTCAAGGAGATTCATGAGATCCCTTCGAAGGCTCAGGAACTCATACGTTATCTACCTAAGGCCGAGCACACCTGTACGGTGATTGAGAAGCTTGCATCGGCACGAAGGATTTTCTTCGTGGGTGCGGGCTCCTCGCACTTTGCAGGATTGCTTGGGTCCTTCTACTTTGGACGCTTGGCCAAGATACCGGTTACGCCCGCCTTTGGTAGCGAGTTCCTTGAAAAATATCCTGGTTGTGTGGATGAGCGCGACGTGGTTCTTTTGATCTCCCAGAGCGGGGAGACCAAGGATATAAAGAACGTCCTTGACGCAATCCAGAACCGAACCCAGGTAATCTCCCTTGTTAACAACATCGGCTCAACCCTTGCCATGCGCTCGAACTACGTAATACCTATAGCCTCGGATTTGGAGATCGCCGTGCCTGCGACCAAGACCTATGTGAACCAGGTGATAGCCCTGCTTTACCTTGCACTCAAGATTGCACAAACTAAAGGTACTAACGGGCTTTCGGCGCGTGAGTTCCTCTCATTGCCAGATTTACTGCATAGTGTCCTACAGGATGAAAGCAAGGTTGCTCCTTTTGCAGAAGAACTTGCCCGCTGGCCCGACGCCTACTACCTAGGCTACGGGATGAGCTATCCGGTGGTGCTGGAGGGGGCGTTGAAGATGAAGGAGATAACCTATTTGCACGTTGAAGGTATGTATTCCGGGGAGTTTAAGCACGGATCCATCTCCCGGCTTGAGGAGGGATATCCGGTTCTCTTTGTTGTATCTGAACCTGAGAAGTACTACGTTCTTTCCCACGTAAATGAGGTTCGCACACGCAAGGGTAAAGTTCTGACCATAGGTCCTCCCGACGAAGAACTTAAAGCCGAAAGTGACTTGTACTTCAAGCTGCCCGAGGCGCACCCGGTGCTTATGCCTATCCTTTCGACCGTTCCCCTGTATATGATTGCCTATCGGACCGCGGTAGACAGAGGGTGCAACCCCGATCGGCCTCGCAACATCTCCAAGACCATTACCGTCGATTGATCTTATGAGGTTGGCGCAGTCCGGACGGGTTCTGTTCCTTATTCTTCTTACGGCTGGCTCGCTTACTGCCCAGTACTACTACGGTAAAAACAAGGTTCAGCGGGAGGTTGAGCCTACGTATACCTATGAGACCGAGCACTTCTCCATATATATCCAGGAGGGGGGGGAGCCCTTAGCTCGTTTCGCCGCCCAGGTAATTGAGGAGGCCTACAAGCAACACTCATCTGACTTCGGGTTTGAGATCGGGGTAAAGATCCCGGTTATTATCTACAAATCCCAGCCTGACTTCGCCGCCACCAACATCATCCTTGAGCCGATTGAGGAGTCCATAGGCGGTTTCTCCGAACTCTTCAAGAACAGAGTTGTTGTGCCCTTCACCGGCTCCTACAAAGAGTTGCACCACGTGCTTTACCACGAGCTTACCCACATCTTCCAGTTCGAGCTTTACTTCTCGCTTGCCATCTCGAACATCTTTTCGCTCATCCCAGGCTTTATGCCGCCTCTCTGGATTATGGAAGGCTCTGCCGAGTTCTGTTCAACCCACGGTGATGAGGATGCAGACGCCTTCATGCGTGACCTGCTCGTATCCAACAATATTATTCCCTTAGAGGAGCTTGAGAACTGGTTGGGCTACATCGTCTACCGCCAGGGTGAGAGTGTGTTCCTTTTCATCGAGGAGCGTTACGGCCGGGAGAAGGTCTTTGAACTCCTGCATGCCATAAAACTTCGGAGCAACATGGACGCGGCCTTTGCAAAGGTCTTTGGGATGGACGTGGAGGATTTTGGCACCGAGTGGCTCAACTGGCTCAGGCTGCGTTACCTGCCGGATATGGAGAATCTTGAAAACCTCAAAACCCAGGCCCGGCTTCTTACCGACCACGAGAAGGATTTCAGCTACTATAACGGAAGCGTGGCGCTTTCACCCTCAGGGACCAAGATAGCCTACGCCACCAGCAAAGGCGACTACATCACCGTTAACGTGATAAGCGGTTTTGACGGCAAGCATCTCAAGAAGCTCGTTAAGGCCGGACGTTCCGCCACATTTGAGCGGTTGCCCCTTCTGCGTAGAACCCTTACATGGTCTGCTGACGAATCTCATCTTGCCGTAGTAGGCTTTTCACGCAACAAGCCGGTGCTCCTCTGGGTTGACTATGCTTCTACTAAGATAGAAAAACGCTACAAGCTCAAGGTGGACGACGCCTATGCCCCGGCTGTTTCCGCATCCGGTAAGCGCGTTGTCTACATAGGCATCAAGGAAGGGCAGAGCGATCTCTATTCCCTCGATCTTGCCTCCGGTCGTATCGAGCGTCTCACTTATGACCTGTACGAGGAGGCTGATCCTTCCTTTGACGGCGATCTTGTTCTCTACGTATCAGACAAACCTGATGCCGGTGAGGTCTGGGAGGTGGGGCATTACGCTGTATGGGAACTGCTTCCATCCGGACGAACCAGACGTATCTCTCCCCGGTTTGCGAATCTTGCTTCGCCGTATCGCATAGAGGGAAAGCTTTACTTCATCGGCCCGGATTTTCAGCTTTATGCCTTTTCTCAAGACGACTCGACCCTTACTGCGCTCACCAACTGGTTTGAGAAGATAGAAGAGTTTTCCCCATCCTCGAGCGGCAAGGCCGCGATGCTTATCTACAACAACACCGGCTGGGACGTGGCCATGCTTAACGGTCAAATTACCTCGTTGGTATCCACAGAGGAGGCTGATACATCAGAGGTTACTTCCGAACCCTACCTTTACGAGGAAGAGGAAGTTACTCTTGAAGATTTTTCCCGTTATCGTGCCTCGTTCTCACCTGACTACATCTACGGCTCAGGCGCCTACTCCTCTCTTTATGGAGCGATGGGAAACTTCAGTTTAGGCATAAGCGACATGCTGGGTGATCACCGTATCTACATAGATGCAAATCTTTACGGGGATATACTTTACTCCGATATTGCAGTCTCCTATTGGTTTCTCAAGCGCAGGGTAGATTTTGCGGTGGGTGCATTTCAGTTTGCCGATTTTTATATGTACTGGACCTCGGACTCCACCTTTAACTATATTGAACGTGCGAGACGTGGTGTAAGCACGCTTATCTCCATGCCCGCAAGCAAGTTCTTACGTATCCAGACAGGGGCGGATGCGATGGCAGTGACTCAGCACGAATATCTGGGCTGCCGGTTTGTGAGCTACTCGCAGTTTGAGCCGACTTATGACACGGTTTACACCCAACCCTTGT comes from the candidate division TA06 bacterium B3_TA06 genome and includes:
- the glmS gene encoding glutamine--fructose-6-phosphate transaminase (isomerizing) gives rise to the protein MKGRWLLLSSMCGFFAISFSSQRSDLGKILYRAGTRLAYRGYDTAGVATISEDGILDLRKDAGEVEDLNERLGFSQMTGQRGIIQLRWATFGFPNKANSQPHHDCRRFLVGAHNGNIINTRSLRKELSEDGHTLIGENDGEVILHLLEEPFYRTRNLAYAAQEAAARMKGAYAYVTTSLDGDGFVSVKNGSSLFVGIGDGFRCVSSDLVAILELTRNVIQLQDGDLVHFTCDSHRVCNIRDLEVEINREVQELSITPEKITKGNYPHFMLKEIHEIPSKAQELIRYLPKAEHTCTVIEKLASARRIFFVGAGSSHFAGLLGSFYFGRLAKIPVTPAFGSEFLEKYPGCVDERDVVLLISQSGETKDIKNVLDAIQNRTQVISLVNNIGSTLAMRSNYVIPIASDLEIAVPATKTYVNQVIALLYLALKIAQTKGTNGLSAREFLSLPDLLHSVLQDESKVAPFAEELARWPDAYYLGYGMSYPVVLEGALKMKEITYLHVEGMYSGEFKHGSISRLEEGYPVLFVVSEPEKYYVLSHVNEVRTRKGKVLTIGPPDEELKAESDLYFKLPEAHPVLMPILSTVPLYMIAYRTAVDRGCNPDRPRNISKTITVD